The region AACAGATGAAGTGAAAGATAATTTAGAAGTCGATTTATTTGAAGAGGGGTTGCTAGATTCGTTAGGAACTGTTCAACTTTTAGTCGAATTAGAGGGGCAGTGTGGCGTAACAGTACCAGTATCAGAATTTGATCGTGATGAGTGGACAACTCCACAAAAAATTATTGATAAAGTAGCAGCTATGTAACGATGAGTTTTAAAAAGAAATTATTTGCTACAATTGGGCCACTTTGTTTGGCACTGTTGATTTTAGGCGGCATATTTTTATCGCCACTAAAGTTTCGTAAAGTTGACTCGACGCTCACTGCAACAGCGGCTAATTCTATGGCGGTCAATGTTATTAAAGGGGATATCATCAAAAATGAAGCGATGAAAGATCCCCGATATGTGCCATTTTTTGGGTCATCAGAGTTTAGTCGTTTCAATGCTTTTCATCCGTCAGTTTTAGCAGAACAATATAATCGAAATTATCGTCCTTTTTTATTAGGCGCGGCAGGGACACAATCCCTTTCACAGTTCTTTATGTTAGAGTCGATGGCTAAAGAAATGCACGGTAAGAAGGCAGTATTTGTTATTTCACCTCAGTGGTTTGTTAAAGGTGGGGTTAGCAAAGAGATGTTTTCACTTTATTTTTCACCACTTCAGACTTATCGTTGGGCGGTGAAAACAGTAAAAACGGATGAGATGGAACGTTACACAGCAAAACGTCTATTGCGTTTTAAAAACGTTGCCTCAGATGCAACCCTTAAGGCAGTGCTGCAACAAATTGCTGAAGGTAAAGAGTTATCTATTACGCAAAAGAAAATGTGTCAGTTGAAAATTAATATGCTAAGTCGTGAAGATGAATTATTTGGTCATGTCGGGATAATCGACCATGACAGTAAGATTATGAAAGGGATGCGGACGTTACCCGCTACTTATGATTTTCATAAACTAGATCAGTTAGCCTATAATACTGGCCAAGAAAAAACAAAAACAAATCCGTACCAAATCACAGATAAATTTTATAAAAAACGGATTGCCCCTGTCGAAGGTACCTTGAAAGGGGCTCAAGAAGATTTTGATTATCGTCAATCAGTCGAATTTTCTGATTTCCAATTATTTTTAAATGAAGTTGCCAAATTAAAGATGGATGTTCTATTCGTCATTCCACCTGTTAATGAACGTTGGTCAGACTATACAGGCTTATCAACTAAAATGTTAGATGAGTTTAGTCTCAAGATTAATCACCAATTAAAGAATCAAGGGTTTAAAAATATTCTTGATTTAACTGAACGACGTGGTGAAGATTATTTTATGGAAGATACTATTCATATTGGTTGGCGTGGTTGGTTAGAGATGGATAAAGCTGTTGCACCATTTTTAAAAGATGTGCAAGCAAAACCTATTAACTATCAATTAAATGATGATTACTATTCAAAAGAATGGCAGAATATGAAGCCAACTAATTTAAATTAGAAAAACCAGTTCTTTTAAGAACTGGTTTTTTGCTTAGATATGGAAGGCATAAAGTGGTCCAAGATAACTAGTTTCTTTAAAATTAGTAAAATGATATAATAAAAGAGCTTTATAATTCGAAAATAAGAGGTGACGATATTGGATAAAAAAGAAGAGCTATTTTTAAAAGAATTGACAGATGCACGTGCTGTACCAGGAAATGAAGAGGAAGTTCGTGAGATTTTTAAAAAATATGCAACACCTTATGCTGATAAAATGATGTATGACGGTTTGGGTGGTGTTGTAGCAAAACATGCGGGTGAGAAAGACGGGCCGCGTGTCTTGATTATGGGACACATGGATGAGGTCGGTTTTATGGTGACCCAAATTACTGAAAAAGGCTTTTTAAAATTCCAAACATTAGGTGGTTGGTGGGGGCAAGTGATGTTAGCCCAACAAGTTACAATTAAAACAACTGCTGGGAAGTTAATTCATGGTGTAATTGGTTGTAAACCACCTCACGTATTGTCAGCTGATGTGCGTAATAAACCATATGATGTAGCTGAAATGTTTATTGATATTGGGGCTACAAGTGAAGAAGAAGCGATGGAATGGGGAATCCGTCCAGGAGATATGGTAACCCCTCATACAGAGTACCGTCGTTTAAATGACTCTAAGTTCTTATTGGCTAAAGCTTGGGATAATCGTATTGGGACAGCTGTTTCATTAAAAGTTTTGGAAAACTTAGCAAAAGAGGGACATCCTAATATCTTATTTGCTGGTAGTAATGTGCAGGAAGAAGTTGGCTTACGCGGAGCTAAGACAAGTACTAATTTAACTAAACCGGATATTGCTTTTGCTTTAGATACTGGAACAGCTGGAGATACTCCAGGTATGACACCAAAAGAATCAATGTCTGAATTAGGTAAGGGGCCACAAATTATTATTTTTGATGCGTCAATGATTCCTCATCGTAAGTTACGCGACTTTGTTATTGATGTTGCTGATGAGTTAGAGATCCCTTATCAATTAGAAGTAATCCCTGGTGGTGGGACAGATGCAGGGAGTCAGCATGTAGCTAACAATGGGGTCCCATCATTAGCTATTACAGTAGCGACACGTTATCTACACTCACATACGTCAGTTATCCATGAAGACGATTATTTAAATACTGTGAAATTGGTTACTGAAGTAGTCCGTCGTTTAGATAAAGACACAGTTGCGAAACTTTGTCAGTACTAATAAAAACAAAAATGTTTTTATAGAGGAGATAAAGTGATAGAAAGCTTGTAAATCTTTGATTTATGAGCTTTTTTATTTTAAAATGCTATAATTAAGTATAAAGTAAAGAGGTCAGAAAGGGTGTTAG is a window of Vagococcus intermedius DNA encoding:
- the dltC gene encoding D-alanine--poly(phosphoribitol) ligase subunit DltC — its product is MKETILDILEELTGTDEVKDNLEVDLFEEGLLDSLGTVQLLVELEGQCGVTVPVSEFDRDEWTTPQKIIDKVAAM
- the dltD gene encoding D-alanyl-lipoteichoic acid biosynthesis protein DltD; this encodes MSFKKKLFATIGPLCLALLILGGIFLSPLKFRKVDSTLTATAANSMAVNVIKGDIIKNEAMKDPRYVPFFGSSEFSRFNAFHPSVLAEQYNRNYRPFLLGAAGTQSLSQFFMLESMAKEMHGKKAVFVISPQWFVKGGVSKEMFSLYFSPLQTYRWAVKTVKTDEMERYTAKRLLRFKNVASDATLKAVLQQIAEGKELSITQKKMCQLKINMLSREDELFGHVGIIDHDSKIMKGMRTLPATYDFHKLDQLAYNTGQEKTKTNPYQITDKFYKKRIAPVEGTLKGAQEDFDYRQSVEFSDFQLFLNEVAKLKMDVLFVIPPVNERWSDYTGLSTKMLDEFSLKINHQLKNQGFKNILDLTERRGEDYFMEDTIHIGWRGWLEMDKAVAPFLKDVQAKPINYQLNDDYYSKEWQNMKPTNLN
- a CDS encoding M42 family metallopeptidase, coding for MDKKEELFLKELTDARAVPGNEEEVREIFKKYATPYADKMMYDGLGGVVAKHAGEKDGPRVLIMGHMDEVGFMVTQITEKGFLKFQTLGGWWGQVMLAQQVTIKTTAGKLIHGVIGCKPPHVLSADVRNKPYDVAEMFIDIGATSEEEAMEWGIRPGDMVTPHTEYRRLNDSKFLLAKAWDNRIGTAVSLKVLENLAKEGHPNILFAGSNVQEEVGLRGAKTSTNLTKPDIAFALDTGTAGDTPGMTPKESMSELGKGPQIIIFDASMIPHRKLRDFVIDVADELEIPYQLEVIPGGGTDAGSQHVANNGVPSLAITVATRYLHSHTSVIHEDDYLNTVKLVTEVVRRLDKDTVAKLCQY